The sequence ggcaatgaatttacattttcaataaacCCTTAgcagttttatatattttcctcTGGGGAAAGTACCACCTCACATATAGAGTCTAAGTCAGTGTGCATTGTGAAAGTCAACACTTGATTCAATGTGGCTATAGAGGTCATTAATGGAAACAGCTTTATGTAATCAGTGTTGGAGAGAATGTGTAATGCGTCAATACTGCTCAGTCAATCATACTGCATGTGGAGATACTAACAGAGAAAATAATACAGAAACCTTCCTATTCATCTCATGGTTTGACATATTTTAATCTTAAAGGACCACTCCACTTTTTTGAAATAGGCTCATTCTCCAACTTCAACAGTTAATAAATTTAGTTTTACTGCTTTTGAATGAATTCAGTTGATCTTCGGGTCTGGGGATAGCACTTTGAGCATAGCTTAGCATACATTATTAAATCCTATATTAGACCAGTAGCatcgcgttaaaaaaaaaaagagtttagatATTATTCCTATTAAAATTTGACTCTTCTGTAATTATATTGTGTAGTAAGACCAGCAAAAAATTTAAAGTTAGTCTAGCCGATATGATTAGGAACTattccggcgtaataatcaaggaactgtgTTGCCGTATCATGGTCGCAGCAGGTGCAGTGATATCacgcagtgcctgaaaatagtcctcagctagtttgtgtagttgcagcaatagcagagttgctggGAACTATTTTCAGGGACTGCATAATATCACTgtgtggagtgttcctttaataaactaattttccgcatttgtctttaaaaaataaagcattgtgAATAAGAGACTAGTCGGCTGTTAAACCTGTTTGTCGTTTAAACCAGCGACAAGTAATAGGCTCCTCAATCAAACTAACCTTTAAATGGGTGTcatttaatttctattaattaaaaCACAACGATTTTGactaattttacacacattttaatagaaAGTTGGGCTATACCCGTTGAAGTCAGAATTGACAGTTCATTAATGATGCAGAGTTCTTGCAGTCTCATTGGCTAGAATTAATCAGGTGCTGAAGAGCTGATGCAcctttaatgtattataatatcaatataagtttttatttttctcccttgcagaaatatttaagaaatgattACACCACAAAAAATACCagcaatgaatgaattaataaatcagtcaatgatctgtacattttatttaataataatatgaatacatTGTATTACaacaaatgtatatatgtatatatatatatatatatatatatatatatatatatatatatatatatgtgtgtgtgtgtgtgtgtgtgtgtgtgtgtgtgtgtgtgtgtgtgtgtgtgtgtgtgtgtgtgtgtgtgtgtgtgtttgtgtgtgtgtgtgtgtgtgtgtgctttattgGGTGTTTCAGTGAGGTCTAATTGGGGTTTGAACTACTGTAATATGTTCAAATATATAATCTGTCTGACTTTGTCTGAAAACAGCTACAAACCAAGTGGTTCTCTTGTTGAAATTGTGCCGTTTTAGTTAAGTATTTGATGAGCTGTAGAATATATTACAGTTTTGTTATGGAcaatttattgtttacatttaacTGTCATtgtcacaaaaatataattttaatgcaaCATTTGCATGTAGatgaaaaaagatgaaaaaaataatactttagaAACTGCAGTGGGGTTGGTTGCCCACTGAAAACCTACATAGTGCCCAAAGGACAAAGCTGCTGTGGGCCTCACATGGGCTAACCTACATGGTTTTAGGGTCAAACTCAGTGCAAACAAAAATCAGATACCTGACTGATTCAAATATACGGTAAGAATGAGAAACATATTGATGCAAATTCTTAAAACCCATTGACTCTGCTTTACTGCCCTGTGAAACTATGCGTCATAGATTCCCTTGCAGAACATGATAGAGGGATAATCCTAATCTCACAGACATTAGAGATTAAACTGACCACACCTGAACTGATACTGCTCCGTTAATAACTTTCACTGCAACAGCTGTTTCATATTTCCTTAAGTACCTcagattatctatctatctatctatctatctatctatctatctatctatctatctatctatctatctatctatctatctatctatctatctatctatctatctatctatctatctatctatctatcatatttcatttttaattatctgtttattttttggTTGTTCATGAAGCATCTGATGGCAGATTAAGTAATTAATCTTCCTAGTAAAGAGGACATGTCATTGGATAATGTGGAAAATTCCCTCAGGGTGAAATCAGACTTTCAGCAGAACAAAACCGAATCCTCTCATTGGATCTCTTGTGTCCAGTCGATGCTCTGTTTACACAAACTAGAGTCATGGATTTAAATTAGTCCAGCcagacagactttttttttctggatgatCTCGGTGACAACTATTTACAGTCTAAtgaattttttctttaaatgtacaGCACATGTTGAATATGTCAAATAGATGCATGATGTATCACTTTGGAATGTTATCTGTCAGGATTACATAATTTATGATTGTGATTCAAATACAATTATCtaaatgaaatatgcaaatatgttgcAGACCTAAATGCAATTAGAAAATATGATATGGTGTCaaacaagtattttaaaatgaactgtgtCCACACAGAAATTAATACAAAGGTGagatataaatcatttttaaagcaCTTTGCATATGATATTTTCAAACACTGTTAAGTTTTATTGTGATAGCTAGTGTCACAGTTTTATATATCAGATCCTTTGATTAGGTATTGGTTCcctactttttatgttttttaaaacctGCCAGCAATGCAAGTCATTATTGCTTTGGTTGTCACACATTGtcatataaaacaaaatagtatACCTCTTATCAACATATTTATCTTTCAGCAGCAGATAAGTAACATTCATGTCTTCTTTCATAAACATTGACTTTAATGTCTTTAGTCACTAAAAACTATTGCACATTCACTACATGAAAACAATAATTGCCCAAGATTAGCATTactctcattaaaaatgtatggcTAATCTTCAATACTGATATTATAGCACATTACAACCAACACAATCAATTATGCACTGTATGCATATCAACATACTTTTCTTTTGTTCATTTGCAGAAAGAGAGGAGAAATACAACATTGTTAAGAGACCAGCTCATTAACAGGTTGTCAAATCATCTGTGATCCATATAAGCATATCCTGCCTGTTTTCAGTCACAACCACATGAATTATGGAAACATTTGGTTCTCATTTTCACTACAGCCATCATCCGCCTCTGCTTTTGAAGTCAAACATAATGAAGaaagcaatcccagaatgcattgtgacaagctcagtgaaataaaaaaatgcatccaaGATGGTGGCCAGGAAACTAAGTTAAATAGACTGGTGGCACTgtgtaacaaataaaacaatacgtTTTCTAggtcaaaatatcaaacatgttgtACTCTCTgactggatgaaaaaaaaaaaaaaatctgtgacctAATGCActgccatttttttatttgaccagtCTGTCTCCCCAAAATCTACAAAAACCAGATGAAAactttatgtaatgttttttatttcagttctttGCTTACATTATCTTCAATATGTGCTGCTCGtctatattacaaattaaatgcatatagACTGTCAGGGTTGATTTGAAAGTTAATGCTTGTTGATCTGTCTTCTTAGATAACAAGGCTAAGTGAATTACAACATCTGCAACCCTGACTTTTGAGATTCCTGGTAAGATTTTGCTTTTAAAATAGCAGCAAAACACCCTTTTATGCTACACACCAAATAGTCAATAAAACAAAGTCTTTCTTCAATCGGTCATAACTCAGGCTGTTGTCTTGAAGGTTTGAGTTGTAGTGGTAAAGAATCCTGACTGGAAACGGTGCTTTTGACATCATCAATATTAGATCCTTCCAAGAACATACTGTCCCTTCTGATGTTCTTCTGgtctttatcatcatcatcatcatcatcatcatcgtcatcctcCGATTCCTCTTTATCCATGAATGCTACTTCATTCTCGTAACAAAAAGAGTTGGAGCTAGACCTTACATACTTTTTTTTGGCCAAATCTCGAGCGCTGCATTGAGGTGTGCTGAGAACCTCATAGGTGTTCTCGAAGCGTGAGTAGTCCACCTTGTAATGGTTTTTCTCCTCAAAAAGGACCGGCTCAAAGCGATGACCCCACAGGATTTCGCTCATCACGTAAGAGCTCCGACACTGAGTGGTCATAGACGTAGCTTCCACCATGCCCTCCAAAATCACCACTATCTCCAGCCCCGAACTTTCCAGTTCCTGTTTGCTCATATCATAGAAAGGACTGTCCTCATCAATCTCATGCACAATGGTGATAGGGGACACTAAAAATATGCGGTCAATACCAGTGTCGAATCCGACATCAATGTCTATCTGATCCAGCGGGATGAACTCGCCTTCAGCGGTGGTGCGGGATTTGAGCAGCTGGGCACGAACATGAGCTTCCACCAAGTGGCTTTTCCGGAGATTCCCGACCCTCCACATTAGACACAGTTTACCATCTCTCATAGCTATTGTGGCATAATGACTGAACACAAGGGTTTCATTTCTTTTCTTAGGCTTGGCCATTTTAGCCATGACTGCACCAATGATGAAGGCATCAATGATGCATCCCAAGATGCTCTGGAAAACCACCATGAAGACAGCAATGGGGCAGTCCTCTGTTACATATCGGTAGCCATAACCAATAGTTGTTTGTGTCTCCACGGAAAACAGAAATGCTGCTGTGAAGCTGTCAACATTCGAAATGCATGTCTGCTCTTGATTCTCAGAATCCCCAGAAAAAAGTGCAATGAGCCAGAATATTACTCCGAAAAGAAGCCAGGACAATAGGAAGGAGAGGCAAAAGAGGACCATCATCCAACGCCAACGGATGTCAACGCACGTCGTGAAGATATCGGCCAGGTAGCGCTGACCTTTTTCACTCATATTGATGAACTGCACATTGCAGTGTCCGTCTTTGTTGACGAAGCGGGTTTGTTCTTGCTGCTGCATGTGCACTTTGCCGCCCACATTTCCATTGCCGTAGCCATTATGCATGGCAATAGGGGACAGCTTCATCCCGCCTTCCTCAGAGGAAACTATGCTGTACCGGTGTGTTCTCACACTTCCCATCACCGCCGTAGGAGGTGGTTGAGACTCGTCTGCTTTGGAAAACAGTCTGAGTTTTTGGTAGACTCGTTGGAGAAACACTTTCGACCTCTCACATGTGCCACCACACAAATGAAAATCTGTAATACCTTGGAATCAAGCAAGCATTGGGATGACCATTTCAAAAAAACGATGTTTTCGCTGAGGCTATGAGGATGTCTCCTCTTCTGTGGACTAAGCGGACCTCATTGGCAAAGCAGGGCTATAGAAATAACATATAGACAAAGTATGAGATCTGAAGAAATGAGTCTGAGGAATGAGATGCCAATCTATTCAGTTTGcacaaagaaaattatttatgAAAGGTGACATTACAGGGCTTTAAAGATTAACTGTCAAGATCAAGAAAAATATTTCCATGCAAGTAAGGTAATTTCTCCTTTGACCTTGCAGAGCTGTCCAGAAACAGAAACACAGATGTTCAGATTAGAGCTGCATATAAAGTTAGAGAATTATACACCACATATATAAtaccaaatatataatatataatatgtcaaCTATTAGATGAATATATAGTTGACATATGAACATGgacaaatacacttttaaaagtaTGAATGTTCCATTTACAGGTATAGTTTGTTAATAAACATGAGGTCATTAAAACAACATCCacagtaattatattaaaattatgggGGAAAAAATTCCGTTTCAAGAATTTATACAGCAAAGGAGCCACATTTGGCCTTCAATTCCAtcaatgtaatttatattatctAAATAGATCCAACACACGAACAGAAACAAGTTTTGAAATCAACTAAATTAAAAGAGTCACACCATAGGACaataaaagtaaacattaaatgaaaaggtTAAAACTGAAGTGCAAAACATAAGCTCAACAAAACATAATACAAAATTCAGTATGTGAGTAGAAAGGAaaacaaattaatgaatatatatttaaaataattatttaataactgCTTCAAGACTATAAATTGTATGATGTCATTGAGACATATAGAGAAAGCTGATAATTTATCATAAAACTACACATCATAAAGGGGCTTCATCCCAGATATAGTTATATTTTATGTGAAtgtctttttcattattttgaaactTGTTAAGATAagtttttgcttatttattttattcaggtGGAATTACAAAACAAGGTTTATATAGGTGGATGGAAACAgattacatgaataaatacacTTGATTTGTCTTTTGTTCTGAGGAGATCAATACAGTGTTGTCTGCTATAATATGCTTTTTCTGTTTCCAAGCAAATATGGACCTtttaaaacattctaatattgtaatttaaacataaataaacattatataaatatataattatgaatcTCGAAAAAGCGTTCCACAAAACACTAGGCTATATTATTGACAAAATGATGCACATTGAAAGATAATGAATctatcattaaaataaacaagGGTAAGCATAATTCACCACAGTTAAACTGATAGCATGAAATTAAAGTTGACAACTGTCAAACAAGTTAAAATATCTACTCAATAAAAAATgcctaaaactgacatttgcACAGAAGTAACTGCTCGTTTCTAATGACTGCAATAATAGAGTTAGCTACTGTTAAACAAATAAATCGCCACATAACTCAAACGAAGCTTACCTCCTGGAGTTCAAGAGCAACAGGAGTTTAGATCAGCACATTTCTGCAGATAGCAGTTGTGATAAAGATCAGTCAGACATGATGGGGCTTGATGGAGGTTTCGATCATCTCACTCAGTGTTGGCCAAAGCTCAAGCCAATCGAAGAATAGTTTTAAAAAGCCTGTTAATCTCCGCCCTGCTGTCATGACAGGCAGCTGTGATTACTGCATCTCTCACAGGATGCCGTCACGATTGCACGATGACATAATGCACAATAACCAGGTTTAAATCATTTTTAGAGATAAAAATAAGCCTGAATACGATTGACGTCGCGTCGTATCTTAGGCCAAGTTTTCACGCTCATGCTGCACCCTAGCAATTATTTCTGTGGAATGAAAGGAtgcattttcaaattattatgaTACATAATTAGGAACAGTGGCGAGGTCAGAAATTTTAAACTGAGTGGACCTTAGTGGAATAGGGTGGACCTCAATGACTACTACAATGACTACAAATTACACAAATTTTACAATATGGGATAAAATCACTATACAGTTCAGATGAGTTAAATGTGATTGAAATTCATGAATatcatcaaaatacatttataagcaGCTACAATGCCTATTGCAAGGAAGACAAATATAGATATTGTAATGCTGTATGACCACTGTAGCAAGACATCAGTGTTCAGtaattgtgttcattttaaacTGGAATAACCTGGTTCACTGGAagcgggaagtcgtggcctagtggttagagactcggactcccaatcgagaggttgtgagttcgagtcctgcacaaattctgagtacgggtcaccatacttggctgattgtcactttcactttcactaaggGCCAATTTCTGGCAGCATTATACTTTGAGAGCGATCAGATGTTTCTTACATTCAGGGACGTAACCATCTTTTCaaaagtgagggggacagaaattacatatatatatataaaacattacaatataagaTTTCTgtatagcctaccagtcaacagtttttgaagagtacaattttttatgtttttatagaaGCCTCATCTGAAAAAAAGatagtaatgtgaaatatttttactatttaaaataacttttctattcaaatatattttaaaatttaatttttcctgtgatcaaaggtgaattttcagcatcattactccagttttcagtgtcacatccttcagaaatcaaatcattctaatatgctgattaccAATATTTAAAAGAGTTGAGTACATTTTGTTTCagtgttctttgatgaatagaaggatccaaagatcagcatttatgtgaaataaaatgactttgcaacattatacagtatatcattcagAATCTTAGAGTCAGCATACAGTCagctttttttttggaaaagaaattatagaaatgaatacttttatttaggaaggattctttaaattgatcaaaagtgatgataaagacatcattttacaaaattattatatttcagataaatgctgttcttttctactttctattcatcaaaaaatctacttagctgttttcaacattatcattattattatttattattattattttatttttttgattagcaaatcagaatatcagaattatttctgaatgatcgtgttactggagtaatgatgcaaaaaaattattcaaatagaaaacagttattttaaataatctattAAAACTATTTCACAACTTTACtgctgtacttttgatcaaataaatacaggcttgtTGAATAGAAGAGACT comes from Carassius auratus strain Wakin chromosome 3, ASM336829v1, whole genome shotgun sequence and encodes:
- the kcnj2b gene encoding inward rectifier potassium channel 2; its protein translation is MGSVRTHRYSIVSSEEGGMKLSPIAMHNGYGNGNVGGKVHMQQQEQTRFVNKDGHCNVQFINMSEKGQRYLADIFTTCVDIRWRWMMVLFCLSFLLSWLLFGVIFWLIALFSGDSENQEQTCISNVDSFTAAFLFSVETQTTIGYGYRYVTEDCPIAVFMVVFQSILGCIIDAFIIGAVMAKMAKPKKRNETLVFSHYATIAMRDGKLCLMWRVGNLRKSHLVEAHVRAQLLKSRTTAEGEFIPLDQIDIDVGFDTGIDRIFLVSPITIVHEIDEDSPFYDMSKQELESSGLEIVVILEGMVEATSMTTQCRSSYVMSEILWGHRFEPVLFEEKNHYKVDYSRFENTYEVLSTPQCSARDLAKKKYVRSSSNSFCYENEVAFMDKEESEDDDDDDDDDDDKDQKNIRRDSMFLEGSNIDDVKSTVSSQDSLPLQLKPSRQQPEL